The Metabacillus schmidteae nucleotide sequence GCAGGATTAGCACAGTATTTTAAAACGATTGCAGAGAGTACGGATTTAAATGCGATTGTTTATCAGCGTGATAAAATCGCATTATCGATCCCTGTATTGGAAACGCTTGCCGATGTGCCGCAAGTTGTTGGTGTAAAAGATGGATTAGGCAATATGGAGTTAAATACACTATTAACGCAGACCTTTAAACAACGTTTTGGGTGGTTAAACGGCATGCCTTTGGCTGAAGTGACAATGCCAGCATATGTTCCACTTGGTTTTGATTCCTACTCATCAGCGATTTCAAACTATATCCCGCATATTTCACGGAAATTCTTTGATGCAGTGATTGAAAATGACCAAGCAACAATTGATGATTTATATCAACACGTTATCTTACCTATTAACAATATTAGACGCCAGCGTAATGGCTATGCGGTATCCCTGATAAAAGCCGGTATGGAAATTATGGGCATTCCTGTTGGTCAAACAGTAAGACTTCCAATCCTGCCTGTGGAAAAAGAACACTATGTAGAACTGGAAAGAATTTTAGAAAATGCCCTAAATCGTTACCCAAAAGAAACAGTAGCTCCATCCATTTAAATTTAGTAAATGGACTAATCACTTAAAAAAAACATGTAATGGAGGATCGATAATGTGGGTAATCACTCTATACACAAATAACAATATTCTCATGTATGAATACCAAACAGAACAAGAAGCCAGAGACTCTCTAAAAAACATCAAAGGCAACAAAATCCTATCTGAAATAATTTACTATACTGATGTGGAACATAGGGACAGGTCGAGGCCACTGAAAAACACCTCCTAAATAATGGGGATATATAATAAAACAGTATAATAAAAAAGAAAACCCTCCTATTTTTGGTATAATTGAATCGACCAAGAAACAATTAATCAAAAGAAGGAAGGTTTTCTTTTATGCTTAAAGACAAAGATATGCAATTAAGCATCTATTCAGTATTATACAATAAAATTCCTGAAAATCATCAACTTAAAATTCTTAGAGACGAATTAGATTTTAGTTTCATTAACATAGAACTCGAAAAAACCTACAGTAAGTATTATGGTAGACCGGCAAAAGAGCCTGAGCTTATGGTAAAACTTTTAGTCTTACAATATCTTTATAATTTATCAGACGAACGTGTTATTGAAGAGGCTTCATTGAACCTTGCTTACATGTATTTTCTAGGCATTAACCCCGAAGATGATCTACCTCATCCAAGCCTTTTGACTAAGTTTCATAAAAATAAATTAGAAGGAAATTTAACGATTGATGACATCATCTCTAAAATCGTAAAACAATGTGTAGATAAAGGGATTATACAGGGAACGGGAATAAGCATTGATACAACTCACACAGCATCTAACACATTTAAATGTACCGCAGAAAGAGTAATGAAGCGTCTAGCTAAAAAGATTTTTAAAACTGTGGAGAACGAAAACGGTGAAGTACCGAAGGAAATAAATCAGGAGATTCCAGATTATAAAGAAATAAAAGATCATAAAGAAGCTAAGGCAACCATGAAGTCTTATCTCGAAGAGATAATTTCAAGTGTAGAAGAACATACAGAAATACAAAACAACTCCAAGGTGAAGGAATTACTAGAGGTTACGAAAGAAATTCTGGAGGACCCTAAATTTCTGGAACAAAAAGGAGTTCGTTCCATTGTAGATCTAGACGCTAGAGTTGGACATAAAAGTAAAACTTCCCATTTCTTTGGTTATAAAACAGAATTTATGATGATACCGAAAGAGCGAATTATAACAGCAGTTCATGTTGATAATGGGGCCTATGTGGATGGTAAAATGTTTGACGAGTTATTAGAACAAACAAAAAAAGGCGGTATTTTCATAGAAGAAATATTTGCCGATAAGGCATATTTTCGTAAGATAATACTAGATAGAATAAAAGAAATTGGAGCTAAAGCATACATACCAGTAAGTGAAATGGCCTATAGAGTAAATGAAGCATTTTACAGCTACAATAAAGATTCTGATGAATGGTTCTGTATTCAGGGGAATATTTCCGTAAGGAAATACCACAAAAAGACT carries:
- the kdgD gene encoding 5-dehydro-4-deoxyglucarate dehydratase — its product is MCQNRTAPKGILGFPIAPFTETNKLDEQKLAHNIQFLLDEGLEAIFVACAAGEYPSLSKEEYEAMVDVAVSVTNKRVPVYTGVGGNIQTSLEFAKISKEKGADGYLILPPYLVPGEQAGLAQYFKTIAESTDLNAIVYQRDKIALSIPVLETLADVPQVVGVKDGLGNMELNTLLTQTFKQRFGWLNGMPLAEVTMPAYVPLGFDSYSSAISNYIPHISRKFFDAVIENDQATIDDLYQHVILPINNIRRQRNGYAVSLIKAGMEIMGIPVGQTVRLPILPVEKEHYVELERILENALNRYPKETVAPSI
- a CDS encoding IS1182 family transposase — translated: MLKDKDMQLSIYSVLYNKIPENHQLKILRDELDFSFINIELEKTYSKYYGRPAKEPELMVKLLVLQYLYNLSDERVIEEASLNLAYMYFLGINPEDDLPHPSLLTKFHKNKLEGNLTIDDIISKIVKQCVDKGIIQGTGISIDTTHTASNTFKCTAERVMKRLAKKIFKTVENENGEVPKEINQEIPDYKEIKDHKEAKATMKSYLEEIISSVEEHTEIQNNSKVKELLEVTKEILEDPKFLEQKGVRSIVDLDARVGHKSKTSHFFGYKTEFMMIPKERIITAVHVDNGAYVDGKMFDELLEQTKKGGIFIEEIFADKAYFRKIILDRIKEIGAKAYIPVSEMAYRVNEAFYSYNKDSDEWFCIQGNISVRKYHKKTKNRQSYRYYFGKETCRSCPFRDVCISGKTVAKVLEVGINTPEFYEYSQQQKSDEFKEKYRERASHEWKNGEMKNFHGLDRARGYDLKSVALQAKLTALAVNLKRIAAILSSKKSAIIIFYSIFLKYIVGIRKFHKMSI